The Streptomyces sp. NBC_00224 genome has a window encoding:
- a CDS encoding lysozyme, producing the protein MPVHRPGTARRGPLAAAGILLSALALLLTAPGTSGAAQTPARGSATMGMGVAAHDGSGGPPRDTRAVQTEGVDTSSHNGNVAWTTLWNSGVKWAYVKATEGTYYTNPYFAQQYNGSYNVGMIRGAYHFATPDTTSGATQANYFVDHGGGWSRDGRTLPGALDIEWNPYGAACYGKSAAGMVSWIRDFVNQYKARTGRDAVIYTATSWWTQCTGNSAAFGSTNPLWIARYNTDPGTLPAGWGYYTMWQYTSSGPTVGDHSKFNGAYDRLQALANG; encoded by the coding sequence ATGCCCGTGCACAGACCCGGAACGGCCCGTCGCGGTCCCCTCGCCGCGGCCGGAATCCTCCTCTCGGCCCTCGCCCTCCTGCTCACCGCCCCCGGCACGTCCGGCGCGGCCCAGACCCCCGCCCGCGGCTCCGCCACCATGGGCATGGGGGTCGCCGCGCACGACGGCAGCGGCGGTCCGCCGCGCGATACCCGCGCCGTCCAGACCGAGGGCGTCGACACCAGCAGCCACAACGGCAACGTCGCCTGGACCACCCTGTGGAACAGCGGGGTGAAGTGGGCCTACGTCAAGGCCACCGAGGGCACGTACTACACCAACCCGTACTTCGCGCAGCAGTACAACGGCTCCTACAACGTCGGCATGATCCGCGGCGCGTACCACTTCGCGACGCCGGACACCACGAGCGGCGCGACCCAGGCCAACTACTTCGTGGACCACGGCGGCGGCTGGTCGCGCGACGGCCGTACGCTGCCGGGCGCGCTCGACATCGAGTGGAACCCGTACGGCGCCGCCTGCTACGGCAAGTCCGCCGCCGGGATGGTCAGCTGGATCCGCGACTTCGTGAACCAGTACAAGGCCCGCACCGGCCGTGACGCGGTCATCTACACCGCCACCAGCTGGTGGACCCAGTGCACCGGCAACTCCGCCGCCTTCGGCTCCACCAACCCGCTGTGGATCGCCCGCTACAACACCGACCCGGGCACCCTCCCGGCCGGCTGGGGCTACTACACGATGTGGCAGTACACCTCGTCCGGCCCGACGGTCGGCGACCACTCGAAGTTCAATGGCGCCTACGACCGGCTGCAGGCACTGGCCAACGGGTAG
- a CDS encoding M4 family metallopeptidase, translating into MHKPRAGRAGAGGTRGNRTAGSPARGAGVAALLGAAALLATAVPAAHAAPPAQAPAADVVPGTGTETPALVDGLHESADAKAAPADAARGHLAAKESRYRIADPGRDLTPVQTLKQGEDETVRLQQKHHGVEVLGGQYVVRMEKKDGERVVTGTSGKYFTGLTTGTKATVAEDIAVRRAVSSVAARIGGATLGKKDVQPAEGAKTKAAAALTGRAGGLVVIPKGAGILTYRVTVRGTDTATGRPVLQDVYVDAHAGFPVLQYSLVKTITAAKPAGDAAHPAGKAAAKPAAGRQAPGATTNPGTSGTGVRSNGDQVPLDIYFDDAAKQYSLVDYARMAGTSKNTLHTWDARAVDVNDASGRWPDGLKEFTNPSPDYSGDATESGAVDAHWAAGRVYDYYKNVHGRDSLDGRGMTINSLVGVTFAGGPFVNAFWDGQKMVYGAGDEQYKTLSADLDVVGHEMTHGVVENTANLVYAGQSGALNEALADYFGNAIDVTASGAKMDDPDAGLIGEDLCRTTRPRECAFRDLNDGRTTAKDYLGVTFGTDNGGVHLNSTIFSGALWDIRQDLDPKDPFLADRLVYKALSTYMTPLDGYTEARNAVVAAAKDLGLSAKQQNIVKRSFNAHGIVSGWENAIGVDSDRLFGKLNIAGTGTAAGGGWWATSKSNDDGSEAYSVYAGRVDGTGTPKLISPNDGRYHVYPATDGKTVVWAAFGTSSLDILSRPIAGGPIKTLYTSYTNVQNLHIENGTVVFESFDPFGGRHVGFLKPGDREPTWVDGGKFELGTALPSLKNGKIAYAKLYPGESDYRIGVETYDIATGKTQLAQQLGEPQAIGQTGITGKNVFWLVDENLADQGQLAVRRSTLEGTGTTDISAESGPGALIPFDLTASDDAVTVNTLLPDTQYRNETLPKLWQLSADGTRKERLSCNRGEQLYPSAAGGRQVVWLDGTTGWTDLVTRERPAGTC; encoded by the coding sequence TTGCACAAGCCCAGAGCAGGCAGAGCCGGAGCAGGCGGCACCCGGGGGAACAGGACGGCCGGCTCACCGGCCCGGGGCGCGGGCGTCGCCGCGCTCCTCGGCGCGGCGGCCCTCCTCGCCACCGCGGTACCGGCGGCCCACGCCGCGCCCCCGGCGCAGGCGCCGGCCGCCGACGTCGTGCCCGGCACCGGCACCGAGACGCCCGCCCTCGTGGACGGCCTCCACGAGAGCGCCGACGCCAAGGCGGCGCCCGCCGACGCGGCCCGCGGCCACCTCGCCGCCAAGGAGAGCCGCTACCGCATAGCCGACCCCGGCCGCGACCTCACCCCCGTCCAGACCCTCAAGCAGGGCGAGGACGAGACCGTACGGCTCCAGCAGAAGCACCACGGCGTCGAGGTGCTCGGCGGCCAGTACGTGGTGCGGATGGAGAAGAAGGACGGCGAGCGCGTCGTCACCGGCACCTCCGGCAAGTACTTCACCGGTCTGACCACCGGCACCAAGGCGACCGTCGCCGAGGACATCGCCGTGCGCCGGGCCGTCTCCTCGGTCGCCGCCCGCATCGGCGGCGCCACCCTCGGCAAGAAGGACGTCCAGCCCGCCGAGGGCGCGAAGACGAAGGCGGCGGCCGCCCTCACCGGGCGGGCGGGCGGCCTGGTCGTCATCCCCAAGGGCGCGGGCATCCTCACCTACCGCGTCACCGTGCGCGGCACCGACACCGCCACCGGCAGGCCGGTCCTGCAGGACGTGTACGTCGACGCCCACGCGGGCTTCCCGGTGCTCCAGTACAGCCTGGTCAAGACGATCACCGCGGCGAAGCCCGCGGGCGACGCGGCGCACCCGGCCGGGAAGGCGGCCGCGAAACCCGCCGCCGGGCGGCAGGCGCCCGGCGCCACCACCAACCCCGGCACCAGCGGCACCGGCGTCAGGTCCAACGGCGACCAGGTCCCGCTGGACATCTACTTCGACGACGCGGCCAAGCAGTACAGCCTCGTCGACTACGCGCGGATGGCGGGCACCAGCAAGAACACCCTGCACACCTGGGACGCCCGCGCGGTCGACGTCAACGACGCCTCGGGCCGCTGGCCGGACGGGCTCAAGGAGTTCACCAACCCGTCCCCCGACTACAGCGGCGACGCCACCGAGTCCGGCGCGGTCGACGCCCACTGGGCGGCCGGGCGGGTCTACGACTACTACAAGAACGTGCACGGCCGCGACAGCCTGGACGGGCGCGGCATGACCATCAACTCGCTGGTCGGCGTGACGTTCGCGGGCGGCCCGTTCGTCAACGCCTTCTGGGACGGCCAGAAGATGGTCTACGGGGCCGGGGACGAGCAGTACAAGACGCTCTCCGCCGACCTCGACGTCGTCGGCCACGAGATGACCCACGGCGTGGTCGAGAACACCGCGAACCTCGTCTACGCGGGCCAGTCCGGCGCCCTCAACGAGGCGCTCGCGGACTACTTCGGCAACGCCATCGACGTCACCGCGAGCGGCGCGAAGATGGACGACCCGGACGCCGGGCTCATCGGCGAGGACCTGTGCCGCACCACCAGGCCGCGCGAGTGCGCCTTCCGCGACCTCAACGACGGCCGCACCACGGCCAAGGACTACCTCGGCGTCACCTTCGGCACCGACAACGGCGGAGTCCACCTCAACTCCACGATCTTCTCCGGCGCCCTGTGGGACATCCGCCAGGACCTCGACCCGAAGGATCCCTTCCTCGCGGACCGGCTGGTCTACAAGGCGCTCTCCACGTACATGACCCCGCTGGACGGCTACACCGAGGCCCGCAACGCGGTCGTCGCGGCCGCCAAGGACCTGGGGCTCTCCGCGAAGCAGCAGAACATCGTCAAGCGGTCGTTCAACGCCCACGGCATCGTGTCCGGCTGGGAGAACGCCATCGGCGTCGACTCCGACCGCCTCTTCGGCAAGCTGAACATCGCCGGTACGGGCACGGCCGCGGGCGGCGGCTGGTGGGCCACGTCCAAGTCCAACGACGACGGCAGCGAGGCCTACTCGGTCTACGCCGGGCGGGTCGACGGCACGGGCACGCCCAAGCTGATCAGCCCCAACGACGGGCGCTACCACGTGTATCCGGCCACCGACGGCAAGACGGTGGTGTGGGCCGCGTTCGGCACGTCCAGCCTCGACATCCTGTCCCGGCCGATCGCGGGCGGCCCCATCAAGACGCTGTACACCTCGTACACCAACGTCCAGAACCTGCACATCGAGAACGGCACCGTGGTCTTCGAGTCCTTCGACCCGTTCGGCGGGCGGCACGTCGGCTTCCTCAAGCCCGGCGACCGCGAGCCCACCTGGGTGGACGGCGGCAAGTTCGAGCTCGGCACCGCGCTGCCCTCGCTGAAGAACGGGAAGATCGCGTACGCCAAGCTCTACCCGGGCGAGAGCGACTACAGGATCGGCGTCGAGACGTACGACATCGCCACCGGCAAGACCCAGCTCGCCCAGCAGCTCGGTGAGCCGCAGGCGATCGGCCAGACCGGCATCACCGGCAAGAACGTGTTCTGGCTCGTCGACGAGAACCTGGCCGACCAGGGACAGCTCGCGGTGCGCCGGTCCACCCTGGAGGGCACCGGCACGACGGACATCAGCGCCGAATCCGGCCCCGGCGCGCTGATCCCGTTCGACCTGACGGCATCGGACGACGCGGTCACGGTGAACACCCTGCTGCCGGACACCCAGTACCGCAATGAGACCCTGCCCAAGCTGTGGCAGCTCAGCGCCGACGGCACTCGCAAGGAGCGCCTCTCCTGCAACCGCGGCGAACAGCTGTACCCGTCCGCCGCGGGCGGGCGGCAGGTCGTCTGGCTGGACGGCACCACCGGCTGGACGGACCTGGTCACCCGGGAGCGGCCGGCCGGCACCTGCTGA
- a CDS encoding MarR family winged helix-turn-helix transcriptional regulator, giving the protein MGADVHGPDQEFLALERELAVFLRRARASSGEMARAVHPELEAAAYGLFVRLEEGGPQRATELAAYFGVGKATMSRQLRALEDLGLVAREPDPADGRASLVRLTEEGLARFRRVRDARRAQYVTKLADWDRKEIAELARLLHQLNERADMQEPGAQLRP; this is encoded by the coding sequence ATGGGAGCTGATGTGCACGGTCCGGACCAGGAGTTTCTCGCACTCGAACGCGAGCTGGCGGTGTTCCTGCGGCGTGCCCGGGCATCCTCCGGCGAGATGGCCCGCGCGGTCCATCCCGAGCTGGAGGCCGCGGCCTACGGGCTCTTCGTGCGCCTGGAGGAGGGCGGCCCGCAGCGGGCCACCGAGCTCGCCGCGTACTTCGGCGTGGGCAAGGCGACCATGAGCCGCCAGCTGCGCGCCCTGGAGGACCTGGGCCTGGTGGCGCGCGAGCCGGACCCGGCCGACGGCCGCGCCTCGCTGGTACGCCTCACCGAGGAGGGCCTGGCCCGCTTCCGCCGCGTCCGCGACGCCCGCCGCGCCCAGTACGTCACCAAGCTGGCGGACTGGGACCGCAAGGAGATCGCGGAACTGGCGAGGCTGCTGCACCAGCTGAACGAGCGGGCGGACATGCAGGAGCCGGGGGCACAGCTGCGCCCCTAG
- a CDS encoding nitrate- and nitrite sensing domain-containing protein, whose protein sequence is MQNKRPRGKGGESVKGAADTAGAARTVRVRTRLVTSVAVVSLTVLGAGAPALLTASSDLNESQSLVTLAELNQQAVTLAHALADERDDVTAYIAGGRDPRKDAGLKDRATRVDRRIDEIRATAPAALGRDLATVPSLRRTALTGKGTALEAHRTYSDVITKLLGLADELADRTPPRAAEATRAPGDLGRAVEQASATRGLLVAALSVPQKPATTVYDPITGRYVQKDAGDGEEGRTRDALSAAGQQTRVREQSALADFDQEASAAAREKLSTNVTGPDVAAAERYLTRLTDQPQLSAADRKLGADKVAAALTARIDRMRGTESALATAEVKRFEALRDDDVTGLELRVALVGALLLLAVGVSSASARSLTRPLAVLRRGAARLATAPETEEPVRFTGRNDEFAQAVRSLNALHDRLREHAARADALGAELDEAREGQTALAVERAELADSVRELTAQLERARGTVQHTFVNLGLRSLGLVERQLGIIEGLEEREQDPDQLATLFKLDHMATVIRRHGENLLVLAGAEHHHNHPGPVPLVDVLRAAVSEIERYERVVIQALPPHAQVAGFAADDLSHLVAELLENATSFSPPDAQVQLSGWQLESGEVMLSVEDEGIGVAPARRTELNMRLADPSTYEPGEPGTETGGLGLHVAALLARRHGVRIELREQKQGGLAAVVVLPEPILPKTPPADPPHVVPMQGDAPRFTLPGALAEANSNVLPERAERTAEIPLPIPAQTQTPAPAPAPAPTPVPAEADTHERVDEPTFEMRLPTPETAVEAAEPEPRPTVPAQRVTDKGLPKRTPKVVKAGSTAPAAHKGGAEVADALRRRLGGFQQGALEGRRHAETEIQDAQSEVQNDTHGEEKKAQRPQTGETVEEARS, encoded by the coding sequence GTGCAGAACAAGCGGCCTCGGGGCAAGGGCGGCGAGAGCGTCAAGGGCGCCGCGGACACCGCGGGCGCCGCGCGCACCGTGCGCGTACGGACCCGGCTGGTCACCTCGGTCGCCGTGGTCTCGCTCACCGTCCTGGGGGCGGGCGCCCCCGCGCTGCTCACCGCCTCCTCGGACCTCAACGAGTCCCAGAGCCTGGTCACCCTGGCCGAGCTGAACCAGCAGGCCGTCACCCTGGCCCACGCCCTCGCCGACGAACGCGACGACGTCACCGCGTACATCGCGGGCGGCCGCGACCCGCGCAAGGACGCCGGGCTCAAGGACCGCGCCACCCGCGTCGACCGGCGCATCGACGAGATCCGAGCCACCGCGCCCGCGGCCCTCGGCCGCGACCTGGCCACCGTCCCCTCGCTGCGCCGCACCGCCCTCACCGGCAAGGGCACCGCCCTGGAGGCGCACCGCACGTACTCCGACGTGATCACCAAGCTGCTCGGCCTCGCCGACGAACTGGCCGACAGGACGCCCCCGCGCGCCGCCGAGGCCACCCGCGCCCCGGGCGACCTCGGCCGCGCCGTCGAACAGGCCTCCGCCACCCGGGGCCTGCTGGTCGCCGCGCTCTCGGTGCCGCAGAAGCCCGCCACCACGGTCTACGACCCGATCACCGGCCGGTACGTACAGAAGGACGCGGGCGACGGCGAAGAGGGGCGCACCCGGGACGCGTTGAGCGCCGCCGGGCAGCAGACGCGGGTGCGCGAGCAGTCCGCGCTCGCCGACTTCGACCAGGAGGCCTCCGCCGCCGCGCGCGAGAAGCTCTCCACCAACGTGACCGGCCCGGACGTGGCCGCCGCCGAGCGCTATCTCACCCGCCTCACCGACCAGCCCCAACTCAGTGCGGCCGACCGCAAGTTGGGCGCGGACAAGGTCGCCGCCGCGCTCACCGCGCGGATCGACCGGATGCGCGGCACCGAGTCGGCGCTCGCCACGGCCGAGGTGAAGCGGTTCGAGGCACTGCGCGACGACGACGTGACCGGACTTGAGCTGCGGGTCGCACTCGTCGGCGCGCTGCTGCTGCTCGCCGTCGGTGTCTCGTCCGCCAGCGCCCGCAGTCTGACCCGGCCGCTCGCCGTGCTGCGGCGCGGCGCGGCCCGGCTCGCGACGGCCCCCGAGACGGAGGAGCCGGTCCGCTTCACCGGCCGCAACGACGAGTTCGCCCAGGCCGTACGGTCGCTCAACGCGCTCCACGACCGGCTGCGCGAACACGCGGCCCGCGCCGACGCCCTCGGCGCGGAGCTCGACGAGGCCCGCGAGGGCCAGACCGCTCTCGCCGTCGAACGGGCCGAACTGGCCGACTCCGTACGGGAGTTGACCGCCCAGTTGGAGCGGGCGCGCGGCACCGTGCAGCACACCTTCGTCAACCTCGGGCTGCGCAGCCTCGGCCTGGTCGAGCGCCAGCTCGGCATCATCGAGGGCCTGGAGGAGCGCGAGCAGGACCCGGACCAGCTCGCCACGCTCTTCAAGCTCGACCACATGGCCACGGTCATCCGCCGCCACGGCGAGAACCTGCTGGTCCTCGCGGGCGCCGAGCACCACCACAACCACCCCGGCCCGGTCCCGCTCGTCGATGTGCTGCGGGCCGCCGTCAGCGAGATCGAGCGGTACGAGCGGGTCGTCATCCAGGCCCTCCCGCCGCACGCCCAGGTGGCCGGGTTCGCCGCCGACGACCTCAGCCACCTGGTCGCCGAGCTGCTGGAGAACGCCACCTCGTTCTCGCCGCCGGACGCCCAGGTCCAGCTCTCCGGCTGGCAGCTGGAGAGCGGCGAGGTCATGCTCTCGGTCGAGGACGAGGGCATCGGCGTGGCCCCGGCCCGCCGCACCGAGCTCAACATGCGACTGGCGGACCCGTCCACGTACGAGCCGGGGGAGCCCGGCACCGAGACCGGGGGGCTCGGGCTGCACGTCGCCGCGCTGCTCGCCCGCCGTCACGGGGTGCGGATCGAACTGCGCGAGCAGAAGCAGGGCGGTCTCGCGGCCGTGGTCGTACTGCCCGAGCCGATCCTGCCGAAGACGCCCCCGGCCGACCCGCCGCACGTGGTCCCGATGCAGGGCGACGCGCCGCGCTTCACGCTGCCGGGCGCGCTGGCGGAGGCCAACTCCAACGTGCTGCCCGAGCGGGCGGAGCGCACGGCGGAGATCCCGCTCCCGATTCCGGCCCAGACCCAGACCCCTGCCCCGGCTCCTGCCCCGGCTCCGACTCCTGTCCCGGCCGAGGCGGACACGCACGAGCGGGTCGACGAGCCGACGTTCGAGATGCGGCTCCCGACGCCGGAGACGGCCGTCGAGGCGGCGGAACCCGAGCCGCGCCCCACCGTCCCCGCGCAGCGCGTCACCGACAAGGGGCTGCCCAAGCGCACCCCGAAGGTGGTCAAGGCGGGCTCCACCGCCCCCGCCGCACACAAGGGCGGCGCGGAGGTCGCCGACGCGCTCCGGCGGCGGCTCGGCGGGTTCCAGCAGGGCGCCCTGGAAGGCCGCAGGCACGCCGAGACCGAGATCCAGGACGCACAGAGCGAAGTACAGAACGACACGCACGGCGAAGAGAAGAAGGCACAGAGGCCACAGACGGGGGAGACAGTCGAGGAGGCACGCAGTTGA
- a CDS encoding roadblock/LC7 domain-containing protein: MTATGTGTFGLSSEARNLHWLLRNLVEEVPGLRSVAVVSSDGLLLLSSDPDQRQTRTAPRPEGPRGSSADLATIVSGIASLTHGAARLMDGGGVKQTVVAMEEGSVFVMAISDGSLLGVHATPDCDVSVVAYHMALFVGRAGHVLTPELRSELRQSMEAVQ; encoded by the coding sequence TTGACTGCGACCGGCACCGGCACGTTCGGACTGAGCAGCGAAGCCCGCAATCTGCACTGGCTGTTGCGGAACCTGGTCGAGGAGGTGCCGGGGCTGCGGTCGGTCGCGGTCGTCTCCTCGGACGGTCTGCTGCTGCTCTCGTCCGACCCGGACCAGCGGCAGACCCGTACGGCGCCCCGCCCCGAGGGGCCGCGCGGCTCCAGCGCCGACCTCGCCACCATCGTCTCCGGCATCGCCAGCCTCACCCACGGCGCCGCGCGGCTCATGGACGGCGGCGGCGTCAAGCAGACCGTGGTCGCGATGGAGGAGGGCAGCGTCTTCGTCATGGCGATCAGCGACGGCTCGCTGCTCGGCGTGCACGCGACCCCGGACTGCGACGTGAGCGTCGTCGCGTACCACATGGCCCTCTTCGTCGGCCGGGCCGGACACGTGCTCACCCCCGAACTCCGCAGCGAGCTGCGCCAGTCGATGGAGGCCGTCCAGTGA
- a CDS encoding DUF742 domain-containing protein, producing MTSSAPKLPIRGAGGKPARVRPYSLTGGRTRFGHVLLVETFVAAIEAPEERKALGGSPLRMMPEMRAIVEICRAMRTVAEISALLRMPLGVVRVLLSDLADQGRIRVYGTGHGPGRPDRALLERVMSGLRRL from the coding sequence GTGACCTCGTCCGCCCCCAAGCTGCCGATACGCGGTGCCGGCGGCAAACCCGCGCGGGTCCGCCCGTACTCGCTCACGGGCGGTCGCACCCGCTTCGGCCACGTCCTCCTCGTGGAGACGTTCGTGGCGGCCATCGAGGCGCCCGAGGAGCGCAAGGCGCTGGGCGGATCGCCGCTGCGGATGATGCCGGAGATGCGGGCGATCGTGGAGATCTGCCGGGCGATGCGTACGGTCGCGGAGATCTCGGCGCTGCTGAGAATGCCGCTGGGGGTCGTCCGGGTGCTGCTCAGCGACCTGGCCGACCAGGGAAGGATCCGTGTGTACGGGACCGGGCACGGCCCCGGGCGGCCCGACCGCGCGCTGCTCGAAAGGGTCATGAGTGGACTCCGCCGCCTCTGA
- a CDS encoding ATP/GTP-binding protein — MDSAASELLAPEAVEAVEEELRPWQQDRTRAPIATKVVVAGGFGVGKTTFVSSVSEITPLQTEAVMTQASEGTDDLSSTPEKTTTTVAMDFGRITLDDDLVLYVFGTPGQQRFWFMWDDIVRGAIGAVVLADTRRLSDCFPALDYFESCGLPYIVAVNHFEGTESFEPEDVREALTVPPHIPVVIMDARDKITVIESLLALVAHALEELPE; from the coding sequence GTGGACTCCGCCGCCTCTGAACTCCTGGCGCCCGAAGCCGTCGAGGCCGTCGAGGAGGAGCTGCGGCCCTGGCAGCAGGACCGCACGAGGGCCCCCATCGCGACGAAGGTGGTGGTGGCGGGCGGCTTCGGCGTAGGAAAAACGACGTTCGTGTCCTCCGTCTCGGAGATCACCCCGCTCCAGACGGAGGCGGTGATGACCCAGGCGAGCGAGGGCACGGACGATCTCTCGTCGACCCCGGAGAAGACCACCACGACGGTGGCCATGGACTTCGGCCGCATCACGCTCGACGACGACCTCGTCCTGTATGTGTTCGGCACGCCCGGACAGCAGCGGTTCTGGTTCATGTGGGACGACATCGTGCGCGGGGCGATCGGCGCGGTGGTGCTCGCCGACACCAGGCGGCTGTCCGACTGCTTCCCGGCGCTCGACTACTTCGAGAGCTGCGGCCTGCCGTACATCGTGGCGGTCAACCACTTCGAGGGCACCGAGTCGTTCGAGCCCGAGGACGTCCGGGAGGCGCTGACGGTGCCGCCGCACATCCCTGTGGTGATCATGGACGCGCGCGACAAGATCACGGTGATCGAGTCGCTGCTCGCCCTGGTGGCGCACGCGCTGGAAGAGCTGCCGGAGTAG
- a CDS encoding styrene monooxygenase/indole monooxygenase family protein codes for MRRILIVGAGQSGLQLALGLQSKGYEVTLMSNRTADEIRSGRVMSTQCMFHTALQHERDLGLNFWESQAPRIEGVGVSVAGPDASRPVDWVGRLDGYAQSVDQRVKMAGWMETFAQRGGQLVIHGAAVSDLDFFARTYDLVLVSAGKGELVSMFGRDASRSPYAEPQRALAVSYVHGLGPRPEHPDFDAVRCNLVPGVGELFVMPTLTTSGRADILFWEGIPGGPLDAFRGVTDPGEHLSLTLELMERFTPWEYARATKVELTDAGGTLAGRYAPTVRNPVGRLPGGGLVLGVADVVVANDPITGQGSNSASKCAASYLSSIVEHGDGVFDEAWMRSAFDRYWDTARHVVKWTNAMLGVPPEHVLNLIGAATELQPVADRFANGFDDPSDFENFFFEEGKAGAYLAEVASAQAA; via the coding sequence ATGCGGAGAATCCTGATAGTCGGGGCCGGTCAGTCCGGGCTCCAGCTGGCCCTCGGACTCCAGTCGAAGGGGTACGAGGTCACCCTGATGTCCAACCGCACGGCCGACGAGATCCGCTCCGGGCGGGTCATGTCGACGCAGTGCATGTTCCACACGGCGCTCCAGCACGAACGGGACCTGGGCCTGAACTTCTGGGAGTCCCAGGCCCCGCGCATCGAGGGCGTGGGCGTCTCGGTGGCAGGCCCCGACGCGTCCCGCCCGGTCGACTGGGTCGGCCGCCTGGACGGCTACGCGCAGTCGGTCGACCAGCGGGTCAAGATGGCGGGCTGGATGGAGACGTTCGCCCAGCGCGGCGGCCAGCTGGTCATCCACGGGGCGGCGGTCTCGGACCTGGACTTCTTCGCGCGGACGTACGACCTGGTGCTGGTGTCGGCGGGCAAGGGCGAGCTGGTGTCCATGTTCGGCCGCGACGCCTCGCGCTCCCCGTACGCGGAGCCGCAGCGGGCGCTGGCGGTGTCGTACGTGCACGGGCTCGGCCCGCGCCCCGAGCACCCGGACTTCGACGCGGTCCGCTGCAACCTGGTGCCCGGGGTGGGCGAGCTCTTCGTGATGCCGACGCTCACGACGTCGGGCCGGGCGGACATCCTCTTCTGGGAGGGCATCCCCGGCGGCCCGCTGGACGCGTTCCGTGGCGTCACGGACCCGGGCGAGCACCTGTCCCTGACCCTGGAGCTGATGGAGCGCTTCACGCCCTGGGAGTACGCGCGGGCGACCAAGGTCGAACTGACGGACGCCGGGGGCACGTTGGCGGGCCGGTACGCCCCCACGGTCCGCAACCCCGTCGGCCGGCTGCCCGGCGGCGGCCTGGTCCTGGGCGTGGCGGACGTGGTCGTCGCCAACGACCCGATCACCGGCCAGGGCTCCAACTCGGCGTCCAAGTGCGCGGCGTCGTACCTGTCGTCGATCGTGGAGCACGGGGACGGCGTGTTCGACGAGGCGTGGATGCGTTCGGCCTTCGACCGGTACTGGGACACGGCGCGGCACGTGGTGAAGTGGACGAACGCGATGCTGGGGGTGCCGCCGGAGCACGTCCTCAACCTGATCGGCGCGGCCACCGAACTCCAGCCGGTCGCCGACCGCTTCGCGAACGGTTTCGACGACCCGTCGGACTTCGAGAACTTCTTCTTCGAGGAGGGGAAGGCGGGGGCGTACTTGGCGGAGGTGGCGTCAGCCCAGGCGGCGTAG
- a CDS encoding NlpC/P60 family protein produces MSDRSLRSVCTAAAVAAALVSAVPTAQAAPTPPESSVTGLLTQMQTLYRQAEEASEAYNAAEEQLKRRKAEEKKVAAGLTKARVALAESRQAAGRLAREQYQGRSELSTYMQLLLARDPQGALDQGHLMRRATDERRASVARLARTEKQADGLARAARKALDEQALLAARQRRARDEVRNRLKDVEGLLASLSEDQLVELARLERDGMAKAQRDLLATGALSGVRAPSEEGEQALRYAVGQLGKPYVWGAEGPGSYDCSGLTSQAWAHAGRAIPRTSQEQWASLPRVPLRSLRPGDLVVYYPTATHVAMYLGDGLVVQAPRPGTRIKVSPIASNPLLGAVRPDPGVGALRSYRPPRLPVGAAGVGADSDEGYGSDAPPGD; encoded by the coding sequence GTGTCAGACAGATCGTTGCGTTCAGTGTGCACGGCGGCGGCCGTCGCGGCGGCGCTCGTGTCGGCCGTCCCCACGGCGCAGGCCGCACCCACTCCACCGGAGAGTTCGGTGACCGGTCTGCTGACGCAGATGCAGACGCTGTACCGGCAGGCCGAGGAGGCGTCCGAGGCGTACAACGCGGCCGAGGAGCAGCTGAAGCGGCGCAAGGCGGAAGAGAAGAAGGTCGCGGCCGGGCTGACGAAGGCGCGGGTCGCGCTGGCGGAGAGCCGGCAGGCGGCTGGCCGACTGGCCCGGGAGCAGTACCAGGGCCGCAGCGAACTCTCCACGTACATGCAGCTGTTGCTGGCCAGGGACCCGCAGGGGGCACTCGACCAGGGGCACCTCATGCGGCGGGCGACCGACGAGCGCCGGGCGTCCGTCGCCCGGCTCGCGCGGACGGAGAAGCAGGCGGACGGTCTCGCGCGGGCGGCGCGCAAGGCGCTGGACGAGCAGGCCCTGCTGGCCGCGCGCCAGCGGCGGGCGCGGGACGAGGTACGGAACCGGCTGAAGGACGTGGAGGGCCTGCTGGCGTCGCTGAGCGAGGACCAACTCGTCGAGCTGGCCCGCCTGGAGCGGGACGGCATGGCGAAGGCACAGCGGGATCTGCTGGCCACGGGGGCGCTGAGCGGGGTGCGGGCGCCGTCGGAGGAGGGCGAGCAGGCGCTGCGGTACGCGGTCGGACAGCTCGGCAAGCCGTATGTGTGGGGGGCGGAGGGGCCGGGGTCGTACGACTGCTCGGGGTTGACCTCGCAGGCGTGGGCGCATGCGGGGCGGGCGATTCCGCGCACCAGCCAGGAGCAGTGGGCGTCGCTGCCGCGCGTCCCGCTCCGGTCGCTGCGGCCCGGGGACCTGGTGGTGTACTACCCGACGGCGACGCATGTGGCCATGTACCTGGGCGACGGTCTGGTGGTCCAGGCTCCGCGCCCCGGCACCCGGATCAAGGTCTCCCCGATCGCGTCGAACCCCCTCCTGGGCGCGGTCCGGCCCGATCCGGGGGTGGGGGCGCTGCGGTCCTATCGGCCGCCGAGGTTGCCGGTGGGGGCGGCGGGGGTGGGGGCGGACTCGGACGAGGGCTACGGGTCGGATGCCCCTCCGGGGGATTAG